The following proteins are co-located in the Solanum pennellii chromosome 1, SPENNV200 genome:
- the LOC107014373 gene encoding scarecrow-like protein 3 has translation MLQDDGSSSVTSSSPLQNFPMMSISPSFVGGGSPYQWLKDLKSEDRGLYLIHLLLTCANHVANGNLENANIALDQISYLASPNGDTMQRIASYFAESLADRILRSWNGIYKALNSTKLRVVSEDILVKKMFFEYFPFLKVASVIANQAIIEAMEGEKMVHIVDLNASEPLQWRALLQDLSARPEGPPHLRITGVHQQKQVLEQIAHVLTEEAEKLDIPFQFHQVVSKLENLDIEKLRVKTGEALAISSVMQLHTLLAHDDEPQKKSPLGFKHLNGVHLQRAILNQNTLGDLLENEMMTNNVFSPGNESASSSPLSSSASTKMDGFLHALWGLSPKVMVVTEQDSNHNGTTLMERLSESLYFYAALFDCLEFTLQRTSLERLKVEKMMFGEEIKNIVACEGGERKERHEKLDKWFQRLDGAGFTNVPLSYYAMLQARRLLQSYSCEGYKIKDENGSVVICWHDRALFSVSAWRCRR, from the coding sequence ATGTTACAAGATGATGGTTCATCATCAGTGACTTCATCATCACCACTTCAAAATTTCCCAATGATGTCAATTTCACCTAGTTTTGTTGGTGGTGGTTCACCATATCAATGGCTTAAAGATTTGAAATCTGAGGATAGAGGTTTATATCTGATTCACCTTTTGCTTACTTGTGCTAATCATGTAGCTAATGGTAATCTTGAAAATGCTAACATTGCACTTGATCAAATCTCCTATCTTGCATCTCCTAATGGAGATACAATGCAACGAATCGCCTCGTATTTCGCTGAGTCACTTGCTGATAGGATATTGAGATCTTGGAATGGGATTTACAAGGCGTTGAATTCGACTAAGTTGAGGGTTGTATCTGAGGATATACTTGTTAAGAAGATGTTTTTCGAGTACTTTCCGTTCTTGAAAGTAGCTTCTGTGATCGCTAATCAAGCGATCATAGAAGCTATGGAAGGTGAAAAAATGGTTCACATTGTTGATCTTAATGCTTCCGAGCCTTTACAGTGGCGTGCGCTCCTTCAGGATTTGAGCGCACGCCCTGAAGGGCCCCCGCATTTGAGGATTACGGGGGTCCATCAACAAAAACAAGTGTTGGAACAAATAGCACATGTTCTAACAGAGGAAGCTGAAAAGCTTGATATCCCTTTTCAGTTTCATCAAGTAGTTAGTAAATTGGAGAATCTTGATATCGAAAAGCTACGAGTTAAAACCGGGGAGGCGTTAGCGATTAGCTCGGTTATGCAATTGCATACACTTCTTGCACATGATGATGAACCCCAAAAGAAATCCCCTTTGGGTTTTAAGCATTTGAATGGTGTTCATTTGCAAAGGGCAATACTAAACCAAAACACTCTAGGGGATTTGCTCGAAAACGAGATGATGACTAATAATGTTTTTAGTCCGGGCAACGAATCAGCATCCTCATCTCCGTTATCATCGAGTGCATCAACAAAGATGGACGGGTTCCTCCACGCGTTGTGGGGGTTGTCACCAAAGGTCATGGTGGTTACAGAACAAGACTCGAATCATAATGGTACAACCCTTATGGAAAGGCTATCCGAGTCGTTGTATTTCTATGCTGCATTGTTTGATTGTCTCGAGTTCACACTACAGAGAACATCGTTAGAGAGGTTAAAGGTCGAGAAAATGATGTTTGGCGAGGAGATTAAGAACATTGTAGCGTGTGAGGGAGGTGAACGTAAGGAGAGACACGAAAAGTTGGATAAATGGTTTCAAAGACTCGATGGAGCTGGTTTCACGAACGTGCCTTTGAGTTATTACGCGATGTTGCAAGCAAGGAGATTGTTGCAGAGTTATAGTTGTGAAGGATACAAGATTAAAGACGAGAATGGTAGCGTGGTGATCTGTTGGCATGATCGCGCGCTCTTCTCAGTCTCAGCTTGGAGATGCAGGAGGTGA